In uncultured Desulfobacter sp., one DNA window encodes the following:
- a CDS encoding zinc-ribbon domain-containing protein, protein MKIACPSCGNNANLPDDKIPKDKDFSFKCPKCGTSVPVKASAGNAGAADFEPNIADMGSDVSMLQAGGGNQALVCIAPSLGRNRIMAGLENVGLKAHVPDTQAQALKNLEYYVYPLVVIDDAFDTDKIITAYMNNMDMFLRRKICLIRLGPGFETGNAMTALNLSANYVIKSQDLEMEDASLVNDVLAVALSEHEQMYAVFNDSMKAVGKA, encoded by the coding sequence ATGAAGATTGCTTGTCCGTCATGCGGCAATAATGCCAACTTGCCCGATGATAAGATACCAAAAGACAAGGACTTTTCATTTAAATGTCCCAAATGCGGGACCTCTGTTCCCGTCAAGGCATCGGCCGGGAATGCCGGGGCTGCCGATTTTGAGCCGAACATAGCCGACATGGGTTCCGATGTTTCTATGCTTCAGGCCGGCGGTGGGAACCAGGCCCTGGTCTGTATCGCACCGAGTCTTGGGCGAAATCGGATTATGGCCGGCCTTGAAAATGTCGGATTGAAAGCCCATGTGCCGGATACACAGGCCCAGGCATTGAAAAATCTTGAATATTATGTCTACCCGCTGGTGGTGATAGATGATGCCTTTGATACTGACAAGATCATAACTGCATATATGAACAATATGGATATGTTCCTTCGCCGCAAGATCTGTCTTATCCGGCTTGGTCCGGGGTTTGAGACCGGTAATGCCATGACGGCATTGAATCTCAGTGCAAATTATGTGATAAAATCCCAGGACCTTGAGATGGAAGACGCCTCCTTGGTGAATGATGTTTTAGCCGTGGCCCTGTCTGAACATGAACAGATGTATGCTGTGTTCAACGATTCAATGAAAGCTGTGGGCAAAGCATAA
- a CDS encoding PilT/PilU family type 4a pilus ATPase yields MKKQQLDYILTKMLDSHNNVSDLNITPGKPLQVESSGQLLPVDLGPGFKVLTPFQTEALALNLINNDRKQLETLLREGSCDLSYQLSTKARFRVNIFSRSGKYAIVLRKLETAIPTIEKLNLPASFHKMAEEKNGIIFVTGATGSGKSTSLAALLDKINDTKSVHVITLEDPIEYQHTQKRSTFNQRELGMDFDTFASGLRAALRQAPKVILVGEMRDRETVEIGLAAAETGHLVVSTLHTVDAGQTINRVLGMFSTEEETQIRIRLADTVRWVVAQRLLPKVGGGRVAAFEIMATNLRVKDSILNGESEGKTFNDIIVAGKAQGMISFDEFIVSLYETGKIDENTAMAYASRKDIVGRGLDRIKSARGESTSGIESLEIDRSYGGEEDNLL; encoded by the coding sequence ATGAAAAAACAGCAGCTTGATTATATCCTTACAAAAATGCTGGATTCCCACAATAATGTGTCGGACTTAAATATTACCCCGGGAAAGCCCCTTCAGGTGGAAAGTTCCGGCCAACTTTTGCCTGTCGATCTGGGGCCGGGATTCAAGGTGCTGACACCGTTTCAAACCGAGGCTCTGGCGCTTAATCTTATCAATAATGATAGAAAACAGCTTGAAACGCTGCTGCGGGAAGGCAGCTGTGATTTATCCTACCAGCTGAGTACCAAGGCAAGATTTAGGGTGAACATTTTTTCCAGGTCAGGCAAATATGCCATTGTATTAAGAAAGCTTGAAACTGCTATCCCTACCATTGAAAAGCTAAATTTGCCAGCAAGTTTCCATAAAATGGCTGAGGAAAAGAATGGTATCATTTTTGTTACAGGTGCCACAGGTTCCGGTAAATCAACCTCACTTGCCGCACTTTTAGATAAGATTAACGATACCAAATCCGTGCATGTCATTACCCTGGAAGACCCCATAGAGTATCAGCATACTCAGAAAAGATCCACGTTTAACCAGCGGGAGTTGGGTATGGATTTTGACACCTTTGCCTCGGGGTTGCGGGCCGCTTTGCGCCAGGCCCCCAAGGTTATTCTGGTGGGCGAGATGCGTGACCGGGAAACCGTTGAAATCGGCCTGGCCGCCGCTGAGACCGGTCACCTGGTGGTCTCCACCCTGCATACCGTGGATGCCGGGCAGACCATCAACCGTGTACTGGGCATGTTTTCCACGGAAGAGGAAACCCAAATTCGCATTCGTCTGGCCGACACTGTTCGGTGGGTGGTGGCCCAACGGCTTTTGCCCAAGGTGGGCGGGGGACGTGTGGCAGCCTTTGAAATTATGGCTACCAACCTGCGAGTCAAGGACAGCATTTTAAACGGAGAGTCCGAAGGCAAGACCTTTAATGACATTATTGTTGCCGGTAAAGCCCAGGGGATGATTTCCTTTGACGAGTTCATTGTAAGTTTGTATGAAACAGGAAAGATAGACGAAAACACGGCCATGGCCTATGCGTCACGCAAAGATATTGTGGGCAGGGGGCTTGACCGGATTAAAAGTGCCAGGGGTGAATCCACCAGTGGCATTGAGTCCCTTGAAATTGACCGCAGTTATGGGGGAGAGGAGGATAACCTATTATGA
- a CDS encoding type IV pilus twitching motility protein PilT — MAEIDAFFKLMHDQGASDLHLTAGQQPALRLHGDIERIKYDKLTNDKLRGMLYEITSQEKIKEFEETGDVDFGYEIPGLARYRANYFMQKNGIAAVFREIPSNILTAEALGLPAVISKLADLPRGLVLVTGPTGSGKSTTLAAIIDQANRNRKDHIITVEDPIEFVHKSQGCIVNHREVGTHTKTFSSALRGALREDPDIILVGELRDLETISLAVEAASTGHLVFGTLHTSSAHKTVDRLVEVFPSSEQAQIRSTLSDGLRAIVAQVLFKRIDKKGRCAALEILVATPAVRNLIRESKTHQIPSMIQTGKQYGMQLLDDAIMKLYKEGKVGADDAYSKANNKSLFRPFLKKPPADFTEA; from the coding sequence ATGGCTGAAATTGATGCGTTTTTCAAGCTTATGCATGATCAGGGGGCGTCCGACCTCCACCTGACTGCAGGACAGCAGCCGGCGCTGAGACTTCACGGCGATATTGAGCGAATTAAATACGATAAATTGACCAATGACAAACTGCGCGGCATGCTTTATGAGATCACCTCCCAGGAAAAGATTAAGGAATTTGAAGAGACCGGGGATGTTGACTTTGGATATGAGATTCCAGGCCTTGCCCGCTACAGAGCCAATTATTTCATGCAGAAAAACGGTATAGCCGCTGTGTTCCGCGAAATTCCGTCAAACATCCTGACAGCCGAAGCACTGGGTTTGCCGGCGGTGATTTCGAAACTGGCAGATTTGCCCAGGGGGTTAGTGCTGGTTACAGGGCCCACCGGTTCCGGTAAATCAACTACTCTTGCCGCCATCATTGACCAGGCCAACAGAAACAGAAAAGACCATATTATTACCGTGGAAGATCCCATCGAGTTTGTTCACAAAAGTCAGGGCTGTATTGTGAACCACCGGGAGGTGGGCACCCATACCAAAACCTTTTCTTCGGCGCTTCGCGGTGCCTTGCGTGAGGATCCGGATATCATCCTGGTGGGTGAGCTTCGGGATCTTGAAACTATCTCTTTGGCTGTTGAAGCGGCTTCTACCGGTCATCTGGTATTTGGTACCTTGCATACATCAAGTGCTCATAAAACCGTGGACAGGCTTGTTGAAGTCTTTCCCAGCAGCGAACAGGCCCAGATTCGATCCACACTGTCAGACGGCCTTCGTGCCATCGTGGCCCAGGTGCTGTTTAAACGGATTGACAAAAAGGGTAGGTGTGCCGCACTGGAAATCCTTGTGGCAACCCCTGCGGTCCGAAATCTTATTCGCGAATCCAAAACCCATCAGATTCCTTCCATGATCCAGACCGGCAAGCAGTACGGGATGCAACTTTTGGACGATGCCATCATGAAGCTATACAAAGAAGGAAAGGTCGGTGCCGATGATGCCTATTCAAAGGCAAACAACAAATCGCTGTTCCGGCCTTTTCTTAAAAAGCCGCCTGCAGATTTTACTGAAGCGTAA
- a CDS encoding DivIVA domain-containing protein: MGVTPLVIKQKEFSTRFRGFDVQEVDAFLEKVARELESQESALEKLRQEHHRLNLENQGYRKREESMKNAMIQSQKVLEQMKDNAEKSAQVIIANAEVQAEKILNQAHKRLSQLHSDITELKRQRIQLEMQISSVLESHSKLLEMTKEENKAADESDTALKFIRRA, encoded by the coding sequence ATGGGCGTTACCCCACTGGTGATCAAACAAAAAGAATTTTCTACTCGTTTCAGAGGTTTTGACGTACAGGAAGTGGATGCTTTCCTTGAGAAAGTGGCAAGGGAGCTTGAATCCCAGGAATCTGCCTTGGAAAAGCTCAGGCAGGAGCATCATCGGTTGAATTTGGAAAACCAGGGCTATAGAAAACGCGAAGAATCAATGAAAAATGCCATGATTCAGTCGCAGAAGGTCTTGGAGCAGATGAAGGATAATGCGGAAAAATCAGCCCAGGTCATTATTGCCAACGCAGAAGTTCAGGCTGAAAAAATTTTGAACCAGGCCCACAAACGGCTTTCCCAGTTGCACAGCGATATTACGGAACTTAAACGCCAGCGGATCCAGCTTGAAATGCAGATTAGTTCGGTGCTTGAGTCACATTCAAAACTGCTCGAGATGACCAAAGAAGAAAATAAAGCGGCCGACGAATCAGACACGGCCCTGAAGTTTATCCGTCGGGCCTGA
- a CDS encoding YggT family protein, with protein sequence MLILSNLFMAVAIVLDYALNIYMWIVIASAVLSWVNPDPYNPIVRFLRKATEPVFYQIRKHLPVNFGGLDMSPIVVFLVIIFLQNFVVKSLIGLARSM encoded by the coding sequence ATGCTGATATTGTCCAATCTTTTCATGGCGGTTGCCATTGTTCTTGACTATGCTTTAAATATTTATATGTGGATTGTTATTGCTTCGGCCGTTTTGTCCTGGGTGAATCCGGATCCGTACAACCCCATCGTCCGATTCCTTCGCAAGGCAACGGAACCCGTATTTTACCAGATCCGCAAACATCTTCCAGTGAACTTTGGGGGACTGGATATGTCCCCGATAGTTGTATTTTTAGTTATTATTTTTCTTCAAAATTTTGTTGTAAAGAGTCTCATTGGCCTGGCCCGTTCGATGTAA
- a CDS encoding DEAD/DEAH box helicase, with product MKQLINFIKTLFTGKPKKQDAGTTIPETRKPKAPASPPDSETKAKERPRPKPRKPRWTIERFQVEPQEGKTRFHDLKLTTGLMHAICDLNFKYCTDIQARLLPHTLEGRDATAKAQTGTGKSATFIIALINQFACKSVKRQKKYPRALILAPTRELVHQIEKDFKGLAKYSHLRIVPVFGGTDYQKQQTLLTDKPVDVIAATPGRLLDFISKKLIDLSRVEIVVIDEADRMLDMGFIPDVRRLIYMTPHKDKRQTLFFSATLTDDVLRLADSWTRDAVRIEIDPEQAAADSINQIVYLTTETDKFKNVCNLLISEKLERVIIFVNRKDTARFLSDKLSRYGMNAGVLSGDVAQDKRFKVLNRFKTGDLNVLVATDVAARGLHIENISHVINYDLPIEPEHYIHRIGRTGRAGATGTSVSFADEMSSFQIPKIEEVLGHKISCEYPTAALEADLPAPAPRPSKKPYKQKNNTKGANKGQKPYRRRKKPAKTTATKNP from the coding sequence TTGAAACAATTAATTAATTTTATAAAAACACTTTTTACCGGAAAACCCAAAAAACAAGATGCCGGCACCACTATTCCGGAAACCCGGAAACCCAAAGCGCCTGCATCGCCCCCCGACAGTGAAACCAAGGCAAAGGAAAGGCCCCGTCCAAAACCCAGAAAACCGCGCTGGACCATAGAAAGATTCCAGGTTGAACCCCAGGAGGGAAAGACCCGCTTTCATGACCTAAAGCTGACCACTGGACTAATGCATGCTATCTGTGATCTTAATTTTAAATACTGCACAGATATTCAGGCCCGACTTCTTCCCCACACCCTTGAGGGCCGGGATGCCACCGCCAAGGCCCAGACCGGAACAGGCAAAAGCGCCACCTTTATAATTGCCTTAATCAATCAATTTGCCTGCAAATCCGTCAAGCGGCAAAAAAAGTATCCCAGGGCCCTAATCCTTGCCCCCACAAGAGAACTTGTTCACCAGATTGAAAAGGATTTTAAAGGGCTCGCCAAGTATTCCCATCTGCGGATTGTTCCGGTTTTCGGCGGAACCGACTATCAGAAACAACAGACCCTACTCACAGACAAACCCGTAGACGTCATTGCCGCGACCCCGGGGCGCCTTCTGGATTTTATCTCAAAAAAACTGATTGATCTGTCCAGGGTGGAGATTGTTGTCATTGACGAGGCCGACCGAATGCTGGATATGGGATTTATCCCCGATGTCCGCCGCCTGATTTACATGACCCCACACAAGGACAAGCGCCAGACCCTGTTTTTTTCAGCCACCCTCACAGATGATGTGCTCCGTCTGGCTGACTCCTGGACCCGGGATGCCGTACGGATTGAGATTGATCCGGAACAGGCCGCTGCAGATTCCATCAACCAAATCGTTTACCTGACCACAGAAACGGATAAATTTAAGAATGTCTGCAATCTCTTAATCAGTGAAAAACTTGAACGGGTGATTATCTTTGTCAACCGCAAGGATACGGCCCGGTTTCTGTCAGATAAATTATCCAGATACGGCATGAACGCGGGGGTTCTGTCCGGGGACGTGGCCCAGGACAAACGGTTTAAGGTGCTCAACAGGTTTAAAACCGGGGATCTCAATGTTCTAGTGGCAACGGATGTAGCAGCCAGGGGACTGCACATTGAAAACATCAGCCACGTCATCAACTATGATTTACCCATAGAACCCGAGCATTACATCCATCGAATCGGCCGCACCGGCAGAGCAGGTGCCACAGGGACCTCAGTCAGCTTTGCCGATGAAATGAGTTCGTTTCAAATTCCAAAGATCGAAGAGGTGCTGGGTCACAAAATCAGCTGTGAATATCCAACAGCGGCTTTGGAGGCAGACCTGCCTGCACCGGCCCCTCGGCCGTCAAAAAAACCATACAAACAAAAAAATAACACAAAAGGTGCGAACAAAGGTCAAAAGCCTTATAGAAGGCGGAAAAAACCTGCTAAAACAACGGCAACCAAAAACCCATGA
- a CDS encoding twin-arginine translocase TatA/TatE family subunit, with the protein MFGLGMPEILLILAIALIVIGPQKLPEVAKTLGKAMGEFKRSAQDLKNSIDIETTVKDPKPTPVKTKLKDVIKDIGTQDSEPEQTPNKPETSDNTNDLKAKSSTKAPQDSPDEYPPAPASSEPETTTPKE; encoded by the coding sequence ATGTTTGGTCTAGGAATGCCGGAAATTTTGTTGATTCTGGCCATAGCCCTTATTGTCATAGGTCCGCAGAAGCTGCCGGAAGTAGCAAAGACGCTTGGCAAAGCAATGGGAGAATTTAAGCGGTCTGCCCAGGATTTAAAAAATTCCATTGATATAGAAACCACGGTAAAAGACCCCAAGCCAACGCCTGTTAAAACAAAACTCAAGGATGTTATCAAAGACATTGGCACTCAGGATTCTGAACCAGAGCAGACACCAAACAAACCGGAAACCTCGGACAACACGAATGACCTGAAAGCCAAGTCATCCACGAAAGCGCCCCAGGACAGCCCGGATGAATATCCCCCTGCTCCGGCTTCGTCAGAACCGGAAACAACCACCCCTAAAGAATAA
- the tatC gene encoding twin-arginine translocase subunit TatC, whose protein sequence is MSEQEEKSPFTEHLGELRDRLIHAFIAVGLGFAVAYFFKEQLFEILTAPLVTAMAKSGHAKLIFTGLPEAFFTYLKVALLGGVVLATPVLFYEFWMFVSPGLYRDEKKYLLPIILLSLIFFIAGSSFGYFIVFPYGFQFFLGFTTETIQAMPSMKEYLSFASKMLLAFGFVFELPLVLTFLSRMGLVTPAFLKKNRKYALLLFFVGAAIITPPDVVTQIMMAMPLILLYEIGILGATIFGKASKSDSEGKNDDDEQEEKISEFDDGPETDDIDSEFKK, encoded by the coding sequence ATGAGCGAGCAGGAAGAAAAAAGCCCTTTTACCGAACATCTGGGCGAATTGCGAGACCGTTTGATTCACGCGTTTATTGCCGTGGGATTAGGCTTTGCTGTTGCCTATTTTTTCAAAGAACAACTGTTTGAGATTCTCACGGCGCCTTTGGTAACCGCCATGGCTAAAAGCGGCCACGCAAAGCTGATCTTTACAGGATTGCCCGAAGCCTTTTTTACCTATCTGAAAGTGGCGCTGCTGGGCGGCGTTGTCCTTGCGACCCCGGTACTGTTTTATGAATTCTGGATGTTTGTCTCTCCGGGACTGTACCGGGACGAGAAAAAATACCTTCTGCCCATTATCCTTCTCTCCCTTATTTTCTTTATTGCCGGTTCATCATTTGGCTATTTTATAGTTTTCCCATACGGGTTTCAGTTTTTTTTAGGCTTTACCACGGAAACCATCCAGGCCATGCCTTCCATGAAGGAGTATCTCTCTTTTGCATCCAAAATGCTTCTGGCCTTCGGGTTTGTTTTTGAGCTGCCCCTTGTCCTGACCTTTTTATCGCGCATGGGCCTTGTGACGCCCGCCTTTCTAAAGAAAAACAGAAAATATGCCCTGCTCCTGTTTTTTGTGGGTGCAGCAATCATCACCCCGCCGGATGTGGTTACCCAGATCATGATGGCCATGCCGCTGATTCTTTTATATGAAATCGGCATTCTCGGGGCAACAATTTTCGGCAAAGCATCTAAGTCAGATAGTGAAGGAAAAAATGATGATGATGAGCAGGAAGAGAAAATTTCAGAATTTGACGACGGTCCTGAAACAGATGATATAGACAGTGAATTTAAAAAATAG
- a CDS encoding Hsp70 family protein, translating into MEPIIGIDLGTTNSEVAFIIDGKSTVLEENDNGIVPSCVGLGTTGTMTVGTAAKNQATLYPEKTVLSIKRLMGSQEKISIGGNTYTPQEISAFILKELKDRARRITGQTITKAVITTPAYFTDVQRQATREAGEIAGLTVVRILNEPTAAALAYESADTDSRIILVYDLGGGTFDVSIVRIEDGVVEVLSSTGDNHLGGDDFDFEIENMLLAHIKAEHNLDLSEDTIARARLKRAAEKAKIELSSAPYAAIEEDHIAKKDGMDVHLSYELSRVDFQSMIEPLLQKTMDSVNKALKDAAMLPSALDKIILVGGSTRIPRLSAMLEDSFGILPHQEIDPDLCVAMGAAIQAGREMGLDSSGILLDITPYTFGTSALGELDGELTESLFVPLIRRNTKLPAVKSEVFWTVIPGQERVQVQVYQGEDRDALNNILIGNYRLDLSPGQPAQSSVILKYELDFNGILKITAIEKNTGKQITGVIENAFSEISQDNVSVSKSKIDEVWESQDALDTPANDSDEATAAPAEMPEALQSLISRARDLLEEASAEDCEEIINLIEDIEALAADKNLDEAQKSAQALEDILFYLE; encoded by the coding sequence ATAGATGGTAAATCAACCGTTTTAGAGGAGAATGACAACGGTATTGTGCCCTCTTGTGTGGGGCTTGGGACAACCGGAACCATGACCGTGGGAACAGCGGCCAAAAATCAGGCGACGCTTTACCCTGAAAAAACGGTTCTTTCCATTAAGCGCCTTATGGGTTCACAGGAAAAAATTTCTATAGGCGGCAATACCTATACCCCCCAGGAGATTTCCGCTTTTATACTCAAAGAACTTAAGGATAGGGCCCGGCGGATAACGGGCCAAACCATTACAAAGGCGGTCATCACCACGCCGGCCTATTTTACGGATGTCCAGCGCCAGGCGACCAGGGAGGCCGGCGAAATTGCAGGACTCACCGTTGTCCGGATTCTCAATGAACCGACAGCCGCAGCCCTTGCCTATGAATCCGCTGATACCGACTCTCGGATCATTCTGGTGTATGACCTTGGGGGCGGTACCTTTGATGTCTCCATTGTAAGAATTGAGGACGGGGTGGTGGAGGTGCTCTCTTCCACCGGGGACAACCATCTGGGCGGAGATGATTTTGACTTTGAGATTGAGAATATGCTTCTGGCTCATATTAAAGCGGAACATAATCTTGACCTTTCAGAGGATACCATTGCAAGGGCAAGGCTTAAGCGTGCGGCGGAAAAAGCGAAAATAGAGCTCTCCAGTGCCCCCTATGCCGCCATTGAAGAGGATCATATTGCCAAGAAAGACGGCATGGATGTACATCTTTCCTATGAATTATCCAGAGTGGATTTTCAATCCATGATTGAGCCCCTTCTTCAAAAAACAATGGACAGTGTGAACAAAGCTTTGAAGGATGCGGCCATGCTGCCGTCAGCCCTTGATAAAATTATTCTGGTCGGGGGCTCCACAAGGATACCCAGGCTTTCGGCCATGCTGGAAGACAGTTTCGGCATTTTACCCCATCAGGAAATTGACCCGGATCTGTGTGTCGCTATGGGCGCTGCCATCCAGGCCGGCCGGGAGATGGGGCTGGATTCCTCGGGCATATTACTGGATATTACCCCCTATACCTTTGGTACGTCTGCCTTGGGAGAACTGGACGGTGAATTAACCGAGAGCCTTTTTGTCCCTTTGATCCGCAGAAATACAAAACTTCCCGCTGTTAAAAGTGAGGTATTCTGGACTGTTATTCCCGGGCAGGAAAGAGTTCAGGTCCAGGTGTATCAGGGGGAAGACAGAGATGCATTGAACAATATTCTCATTGGCAACTACCGGCTTGATTTAAGTCCGGGACAGCCGGCACAAAGTTCGGTCATTTTGAAATATGAACTGGATTTTAACGGCATACTCAAAATTACCGCCATTGAAAAGAATACGGGAAAACAGATTACCGGTGTGATTGAAAATGCCTTTTCCGAGATTTCCCAGGACAATGTGTCGGTATCAAAAAGCAAGATCGATGAAGTCTGGGAATCCCAGGATGCTTTGGATACGCCGGCAAATGATTCCGATGAAGCAACGGCGGCCCCGGCTGAAATGCCCGAAGCGCTTCAGTCTCTTATTTCCAGGGCCAGGGATCTCCTTGAAGAGGCTTCTGCCGAAGATTGTGAGGAGATTATTAACCTCATTGAAGATATTGAGGCGCTGGCCGCTGATAAAAACCTGGATGAGGCCCAAAAATCAGCCCAAGCGCTTGAAGATATTCTTTTCTATCTTGAATAA